Proteins found in one Candidatus Bathyarchaeota archaeon genomic segment:
- a CDS encoding GDSL-type esterase/lipase family protein, translating into MKLLALAIVVLLIVISLETFMLATQERSPVRVACVGDSITQGTGYPVELWGLLGSNYVVGDFGVGGATVALNSGNSYLDSTAFQVAKDFQPHIVIVMLGTNDAQLNLNQTNQTFISDYTTLVAEIKSFTSKPEVWIVKPPPVFPNDSDLDPESFRQNIIPSISQVANQMNLRLIDVYTPLSSHQEYFLEDGVHPNVEGAQAIANIIFNALSS; encoded by the coding sequence ATGAAACTGTTAGCGCTCGCAATAGTTGTCTTGTTGATTGTAATCAGTTTGGAAACCTTTATGCTTGCTACACAAGAAAGGAGTCCTGTACGGGTTGCATGCGTCGGGGACAGCATAACTCAGGGCACAGGATACCCTGTTGAGTTATGGGGGTTGCTTGGTTCAAATTATGTTGTAGGCGACTTTGGGGTTGGCGGTGCCACGGTTGCTCTCAACTCAGGCAACTCATATTTGGATAGCACGGCATTTCAAGTCGCTAAGGATTTCCAGCCCCACATCGTAATCGTAATGTTAGGAACAAACGATGCCCAACTAAACCTAAACCAAACAAATCAAACATTCATTTCCGACTATACCACGCTAGTCGCAGAAATTAAATCGTTTACAAGCAAACCTGAAGTGTGGATTGTAAAGCCGCCACCTGTGTTCCCAAACGATTCTGACCTTGACCCAGAATCTTTCCGACAAAACATCATTCCAAGCATTAGTCAAGTTGCGAACCAGATGAACTTGCGGCTTATTGATGTTTACACTCCTCTAAGTAGCCATCAGGAGTATTTTTTGGAGGATGGGGTTCATCC
- a CDS encoding ammonium transporter — protein sequence MSKRKKEMASGDIAWLITSTALVMLMTPALGFFYGGLVRKKNLVSTIVQCFVIFAVISLVWTLWGYSLVFGNSIGGFIGFSPSLLGMGTLGIHDVNSALAPAIPELLFFAFQLKFAAITPALIIGACAERIRFKSLLIFMVLWSTLIYVPIAHWVWNPDGWLKGLGSIDFAGGIVVHISAGISALAAALVVGRRKDATCATTQDGSVPWKDHMKKLDAPPPSFKPTNIPYVLLGAALLWFGWFGFNAGSALEASDLAVSALVTTNLSAAAAAVSWMISDWIIKGKPSAVGVAVGAVVGLVAITPGSGFVSIPAAIIIGLAAGVISNLVANWRAGRSRIDDSLDVFACHGVGGIWGSIATGIFASAAVGGATGLIFGNVDQFVAQLLAVAVVAPFSFAGSYVLLKAVNLFSPLRVCEKDEDAGLDLSEHGEEAYQLD from the coding sequence GTGTCAAAGAGGAAAAAAGAAATGGCTTCAGGAGACATAGCTTGGTTAATCACGTCAACAGCACTAGTCATGCTGATGACCCCCGCATTAGGCTTCTTCTACGGCGGTCTAGTCAGAAAGAAAAACTTGGTATCAACAATCGTACAGTGCTTCGTAATCTTCGCAGTAATAAGCCTCGTTTGGACGCTCTGGGGCTACAGCCTAGTCTTTGGAAACAGCATAGGCGGTTTCATAGGCTTCAGCCCAAGCTTACTAGGCATGGGAACGCTGGGAATACACGATGTAAACTCTGCTCTTGCGCCAGCAATCCCTGAACTGCTGTTCTTTGCCTTCCAGCTAAAGTTCGCCGCAATTACGCCAGCACTAATTATCGGTGCGTGCGCAGAAAGAATCCGCTTCAAATCGCTACTCATTTTCATGGTCTTGTGGTCTACGCTAATCTATGTGCCAATTGCTCACTGGGTATGGAACCCTGATGGCTGGCTCAAAGGCTTAGGCTCCATCGACTTCGCAGGAGGCATCGTTGTCCACATATCGGCAGGCATATCTGCCCTCGCCGCAGCACTCGTAGTCGGCAGACGCAAAGATGCAACATGCGCAACCACACAGGACGGCTCGGTTCCATGGAAAGACCACATGAAAAAACTAGACGCACCGCCCCCCTCTTTCAAGCCAACAAACATTCCTTACGTCCTGTTAGGCGCAGCGCTATTGTGGTTTGGCTGGTTTGGATTCAACGCTGGCAGTGCACTAGAAGCAAGCGACCTGGCAGTTTCAGCACTGGTCACAACGAACTTGTCAGCAGCCGCAGCAGCAGTAAGCTGGATGATATCAGACTGGATAATAAAAGGCAAACCATCAGCAGTCGGTGTCGCAGTCGGTGCAGTAGTAGGCTTAGTTGCCATTACGCCTGGGTCAGGTTTCGTTAGCATACCCGCCGCGATAATCATCGGTCTCGCCGCAGGTGTAATCTCAAACTTAGTTGCCAACTGGAGAGCAGGAAGATCGAGAATCGACGACTCACTAGACGTCTTCGCATGCCACGGCGTTGGAGGAATATGGGGGTCAATCGCTACAGGCATATTCGCATCAGCAGCAGTAGGCGGCGCAACAGGGCTAATCTTTGGAAACGTAGACCAGTTCGTCGCTCAGTTGCTGGCAGTTGCAGTGGTGGCACCGTTTTCGTTTGCGGGCTCGTATGTGTTGCTTAAGGCGGTGAACTTGTTCTCTCCGCTCAGAGTTTGCGAGAAAGACGAAGATGCAGGTTTAGACCTAAGTGAACATGGTGAAGAAGCCTATCAGCTAGATTAG
- a CDS encoding MarC family protein, with translation MDFAELAKAAIALFIIVDPFGNIPIFVGLTEKIDVDQKKKVFNTATLIGFVLLLVFAFTGQEILTLFGLSIFSFEVAGGILLLIIAIRILISGTKQEEVESPESLGAVPIAIPLLVGPGAITTTIFNLQAYGSIIAILSVLIVLSITWVILRFINKIYRFLGKTGSLVIARVMALFIAAIAIQYILDGVTHFIG, from the coding sequence ATGGATTTTGCCGAGTTAGCCAAAGCTGCTATAGCTCTTTTCATAATCGTAGACCCGTTTGGTAATATCCCAATTTTTGTTGGGTTAACTGAAAAAATTGATGTTGACCAGAAAAAGAAAGTTTTCAACACTGCCACGCTTATCGGTTTTGTTTTGCTTTTGGTTTTTGCATTTACTGGACAGGAGATTTTGACGCTTTTCGGTTTGTCAATTTTTAGTTTTGAGGTTGCTGGTGGCATTTTGTTACTCATTATTGCAATTAGAATTCTGATTTCAGGGACTAAACAGGAGGAGGTTGAGTCCCCTGAGAGTTTAGGCGCGGTTCCTATTGCCATACCATTGCTTGTTGGTCCAGGCGCTATTACGACGACGATTTTTAACCTTCAGGCTTACGGTTCAATAATTGCTATTCTCTCAGTTCTGATTGTCTTATCGATTACATGGGTTATTCTTCGTTTCATAAACAAGATTTACCGCTTTTTAGGTAAAACTGGTTCATTGGTTATTGCGCGTGTTATGGCGTTATTTATTGCGGCTATTGCGATTCAGTACATTCTTGATGGTGTTACGCATTTTATTGGTTAG
- a CDS encoding cytochrome B5, with amino-acid sequence MENKTFTKKELENFNGKDGKPAYVAYKGKVYDVTDSYQWIDGDHLGHVAGQDLTEQMEIAPHSEEVMERMKVVGFLTEA; translated from the coding sequence ATGGAGAATAAGACATTCACCAAAAAAGAGTTGGAGAATTTTAACGGAAAAGATGGCAAACCAGCATACGTTGCCTATAAAGGAAAAGTGTACGATGTGACGGATTCTTATCAATGGATTGACGGTGACCACTTGGGGCATGTGGCTGGGCAGGACCTGACCGAGCAGATGGAAATTGCTCCTCACAGCGAAGAAGTCATGGAAAGGATGAAGGTTGTTGGCTTTTTAACTGAGGCATAG